One segment of Myotis daubentonii chromosome 11, mMyoDau2.1, whole genome shotgun sequence DNA contains the following:
- the UGCG gene encoding ceramide glucosyltransferase isoform X1 encodes MALLDLALEGMALFGFSLFLVLWLMHFMSIIYTRLHLNKKATDKQPYSKLPGVSLLKPLKGVDPNLINNLETFFELDYPKYEVLLCVQDHDDPAIDVCKKLLGKYPNVDARLFIGGKKVGINPKINNLMPGYEVAKYDLIWICDSGIRVLPDTLTDMVNQMTEKVGLVHGLPYVADRQGFAATLEQVYFGTSHPRSYISAHVTGFKCVTGMSCLMRKDVLDQAGGLIAFAQYIAEDYFMAKAIADRGWRFAMSTQVAMQNSGSYSISQFQSRMIRWTKLRINMLPATIICEPISECFVASLIIGWAAHHVFRWDIMVFFMCHCLAWFIFDYIQLRGVQGGTLCFSKLDYAVAWFIRESMTIYIFLSALWDPTISWRTGRYRLRCGGTAEEILDV; translated from the exons atGGCGCTGCTGGACCTGGCCCTGGAGGGAATGGCCTTATTCGGGTTCTCCCTCTTCTTGGTGCTGTGGCTGATGCATTTCATGTCCATCATCTACAC CCGATTGCACCTCAACAAGAAGGCAACTGACAAACAGCCATATAGCAAGCTCCCAGGCGTGTCTCTTCTGAAACCACTGAAAGGAGTGGATCCCAATCTCATCAACAACTTGGAAACTTTTTTTGAATTGGATTATCCCAAA TATGAAGTACTCCTCTGTGTACAAGATCATGACGATCCAGCCATTGATGTATGTAAGAAGCTTCTTGGAAAATATCCAAATGTCGATGCCAGATTGTTTATAG GTGGCAAAAAGGTTGGCATTAATCCTAAAATTAATAATCTAATGCCAGGATATGAAGTTGCAAAGTATGATCTTATCTGGATTTGTGATAGTGGAATAAGAG TGCTTCCAGACACACTCACTGACATGGTTAACCAAATGACAGAGAAAGTCGGCCTGGTTCACGGGCTGCCGTACGTAGCAGACAGACAGGGCTTTGCCGCCACGTTGGAACAG GTATATTTTGGAACTTCTCATCCGAGGTCCTATATCTCTGCCCATGTAACTGGTTTCAAATGTGTAACAGGAATGTCTTGTTTAATGAGAAAGGATGTGTTAGACCAAGCAGGAGGGCTTATAGCTTTTGCTCAATACATTGCTGAAGATTACTTTATGGCCAAAGCAATAGCTGACCG AGGTTGGCGGTTTGCGATGTCCACTCAAGTTGCCATGCAGAACTCTGGCTCATATTCCATTTCTCAGTTTCAATCCAGAATGATCAG gtgGACCAAATTACGAATTAACATGCTTCCTGCTACAATAATTTGTGAGCCGATTTCAGAATGCTTTGTTGCCAGTTTAATTATTGGATGGGCAGCCCACCATGTATTCAGATGGGATATTATGGTATTTTTCATGTGTCATTGCCTGGCATGGTTTATATTTGACTACATTCAACTCAGGGGTGTCCAG ggTGGCACACTGTGTTTTTCAAAACTTGATTATGCAGTAGCTTGGTTCATCCGTGAATCCATGACGATATACATTTTTTTGTCGGCATTATGGGACCCTACGATAAGCTGGAGAACTGGCCGCTACAGGTTGCGCTGTGGGGGCACCGCAGAGGAAATCCTAGATGTATAA
- the UGCG gene encoding ceramide glucosyltransferase isoform X2 — protein MALLDLALEGMALFGFSLFLVLWLMHFMSIIYTRLHLNKKATDKQPYSKLPGVSLLKPLKGVDPNLINNLETFFELDYPKYEVLLCVQDHDDPAIDVCKKLLGKYPNVDARLFIVLPDTLTDMVNQMTEKVGLVHGLPYVADRQGFAATLEQVYFGTSHPRSYISAHVTGFKCVTGMSCLMRKDVLDQAGGLIAFAQYIAEDYFMAKAIADRGWRFAMSTQVAMQNSGSYSISQFQSRMIRWTKLRINMLPATIICEPISECFVASLIIGWAAHHVFRWDIMVFFMCHCLAWFIFDYIQLRGVQGGTLCFSKLDYAVAWFIRESMTIYIFLSALWDPTISWRTGRYRLRCGGTAEEILDV, from the exons atGGCGCTGCTGGACCTGGCCCTGGAGGGAATGGCCTTATTCGGGTTCTCCCTCTTCTTGGTGCTGTGGCTGATGCATTTCATGTCCATCATCTACAC CCGATTGCACCTCAACAAGAAGGCAACTGACAAACAGCCATATAGCAAGCTCCCAGGCGTGTCTCTTCTGAAACCACTGAAAGGAGTGGATCCCAATCTCATCAACAACTTGGAAACTTTTTTTGAATTGGATTATCCCAAA TATGAAGTACTCCTCTGTGTACAAGATCATGACGATCCAGCCATTGATGTATGTAAGAAGCTTCTTGGAAAATATCCAAATGTCGATGCCAGATTGTTTATAG TGCTTCCAGACACACTCACTGACATGGTTAACCAAATGACAGAGAAAGTCGGCCTGGTTCACGGGCTGCCGTACGTAGCAGACAGACAGGGCTTTGCCGCCACGTTGGAACAG GTATATTTTGGAACTTCTCATCCGAGGTCCTATATCTCTGCCCATGTAACTGGTTTCAAATGTGTAACAGGAATGTCTTGTTTAATGAGAAAGGATGTGTTAGACCAAGCAGGAGGGCTTATAGCTTTTGCTCAATACATTGCTGAAGATTACTTTATGGCCAAAGCAATAGCTGACCG AGGTTGGCGGTTTGCGATGTCCACTCAAGTTGCCATGCAGAACTCTGGCTCATATTCCATTTCTCAGTTTCAATCCAGAATGATCAG gtgGACCAAATTACGAATTAACATGCTTCCTGCTACAATAATTTGTGAGCCGATTTCAGAATGCTTTGTTGCCAGTTTAATTATTGGATGGGCAGCCCACCATGTATTCAGATGGGATATTATGGTATTTTTCATGTGTCATTGCCTGGCATGGTTTATATTTGACTACATTCAACTCAGGGGTGTCCAG ggTGGCACACTGTGTTTTTCAAAACTTGATTATGCAGTAGCTTGGTTCATCCGTGAATCCATGACGATATACATTTTTTTGTCGGCATTATGGGACCCTACGATAAGCTGGAGAACTGGCCGCTACAGGTTGCGCTGTGGGGGCACCGCAGAGGAAATCCTAGATGTATAA